CTGAGTGAAGATTATTGAATAATCTGTCATTCATGAAACCTTTTATTGCTCCAACCTGACTTGCCATTACTTCTTCTAAAATGGCAGCAGTTTTTGCAAAGCCAGCAAAATAAATTCCGGCTTCATCTGCTTTAGTGACCGATTTTGGCACTCTAAAACTTGAATTTGATTCAGCACGGCCGAACGGTAAGCCCAGACGCAGAACAGGTGTTGTATTTCCATTTTCATCTTGCACACGAGACGCTTTAATGTGCGAACGGCTATCACGATCGGGAATAATTGTGTCGTCAGTTTTACGTCCAATCAAATCTTCAATTTGATCTTCTGACATCATATTGATTTGATCCCAGTTAATCATAAACCGTTGAGATAAAACGTATGAACCACCAAAGTGCTCAATATCTTCAGCACCAATTAAAGTATGCTTTGCCAGTGAAATAGGATCAGATGGATTATTTAAATTTTCAGAGAAACGACATCCTAAAACCTTACCATTACGACCGTTTTTAGATTGTGAAGCAGTCACCTGACTCACTATTTCTTTAATATCTAACGCTAAAAATTTCTCAATATATTCTTGTAATACTGTACATGCATTAGCATCATCACTTTTTACATGCAACCAAATATCACCTTCCGAGTTTTTAAAACTCCCATTAGAATCAGCAAAAACTTTAGAGATATTTGGATGATGGCGCTTTGGATAATGTAATTGCATTCCTTTTGGTCGTGATAAACCATCTTTTTCACAAATCAGATCCCAGTTATCAAAAGATACACCGACAGCCAAAGTCGTATTTTTACTAGAAAGTGCAGGATTTTTATTAATCTCTTGACGCACAGCGATCATTAATTGACGAATTTTTTCACGTGTAATTTCTGTATTAAGCCAAACCGTACTAAAAGTTGCATGGGGGGCTGGATAAACCAACCCTCGTTGCATATATTTCCATATTTCAGTAAAACGATCTTCATAAAAGATATCTAACATTATATTAAGTCCTTTAAAATATTTATATAATAATTAAAATTTTGATTATAAATTCAACCAACAAATCATTATTAACAATAAAAATTAAAATAACAAGATCTTTAAAAACCAAAGAAAATAGTAGGAATTAAAATATAAAAAACCATAAAAAATAAAATTTAGAAAAATTAAAATAAAAAATAAGTAAGCCCAACAAAATAAAGATTAATATACAATTTCAACAATCAACTGTTAAAATAAAATAACAAATAAACCTTTTCTTTAAAAAAATTAAAATAACTTTTAATTAAAACTTATTGATATAATCTTCATTATTCTTTGCATAAAAACTAAGGTTGCCATGTTTATAAAAAAGCTCATCTCCTCGTTACTTTTTACATCCATACCTTTTTATTGCTTTGCCGAGCTTCCACAAGACTCCAGAAGAGCTGGTGGGATTGCAGTTATTCCCCTAACTAGCGATATTACTCACGTTACCTTTCAACAAAAGCCAGTTTTAATTAGTCAGGAAGGTCAACAACGTTATGCTGTTGTGGGTATTCCGTTATCTACTCCACTTGGTCGTGTTCAGCTCGACACGAATAAAGCCCCTATTCAAATAGAAGTTAAGTCCTATCCTTATGCGGAGCAACGGATTAAAGTCACTAACCAAGATTATGTGAACCCGAACCAAAGCCAGTTAGACCGCTATGCTCAAGAAGCTAAAGAACAAAATGAGGTGTATAACTCATTTACACAGAGTTCATGGCAAACCCTACCAGCATTTATACGTCCAACATCAGGGAAATTTACCAACTCTTTCGGAAGAAAACGTTTCTTTAATGGTGAAGAACGCGCCCCCCACTCAGGTTTAGATATCCCTGCTCCAGTAGGACAAAAAGTTGTTGCACCCGCAGATGGTGTCGTTATCCAAACCGGATCTTATTTTTTTAATGGTCAAACTGTATTGATTGATCATGGCCAAGGCCTAGTCAGCATGTTCTGCCATTTAAGCGCCATTAAAGTAGAGAAAGGCCAACATATCCATCAAGGAGAAACGCTAGGTTTA
This region of Acinetobacter sp. XS-4 genomic DNA includes:
- a CDS encoding M23 family metallopeptidase, with translation MFIKKLISSLLFTSIPFYCFAELPQDSRRAGGIAVIPLTSDITHVTFQQKPVLISQEGQQRYAVVGIPLSTPLGRVQLDTNKAPIQIEVKSYPYAEQRIKVTNQDYVNPNQSQLDRYAQEAKEQNEVYNSFTQSSWQTLPAFIRPTSGKFTNSFGRKRFFNGEERAPHSGLDIPAPVGQKVVAPADGVVIQTGSYFFNGQTVLIDHGQGLVSMFCHLSAIKVEKGQHIHQGETLGLVGKTGRVTGPHLHWGMSLNNARVDPQLFLNTAR